A part of Cucurbita pepo subsp. pepo cultivar mu-cu-16 unplaced genomic scaffold, ASM280686v2 Cp4.1_scaffold000467, whole genome shotgun sequence genomic DNA contains:
- the LOC111785372 gene encoding uncharacterized protein LOC111785372 isoform X1: protein MAATADRLRPVVTFAGQGIRFDQDSAETPPLLSRMLSYPIGIIHHQLSRRLGAGKPQPPRRQQSFSRDFGHAAAETVLVTRLSFTLLRSLGVPVDCKINCTCSVCHSSYARFSSRYLLHSLFALNIPSFPCK from the exons ATGGCGGCTACGGCTGACCGGCTCCGCCCTGTCGTGACGTTTGCCGGCCAGGGGATTCGGTTTGATCAGGATTCGGCGGAGACTCCCCCTCTGCTCTCTAGGATGTTGTCTTATCCGATTGGGATTATTCACCACCAGTTGAGCCGCCGTCTCGGTGCCGGGAAGCCACAACCACCGCGGCGTCAGCAGTCTTTTAGCCGAGATTTTGGTCATGCTGCTGCGGAGACCGTTCTTGTTACTCGATTGAGCTTCACTCTCCTTCGATCTCTTGG GGTAccggtggattgtaagattaACTGCACTTGCAGTGTATGCCATTCTTCTTATGCCCGGTTTTCTTCAAGGTATTTGTTGCATAGCTTATTCGCTTTGAACATTCCGTCTTTTCCCTGTAAATGA
- the LOC111785372 gene encoding isoprenylcysteine alpha-carbonyl methylesterase ICME-like isoform X2: protein MAATADRLRPVVTFAGQGIRFDQDSAETPPLLSRMLSYPIGIIHHQLSRRLGAGKPQPPRRQQSFSRDFGHAAAETVLVTRLSFTLLRSLGVGYRWIVRLTALAVYAILLMPGFLQGICCIAYSL, encoded by the exons ATGGCGGCTACGGCTGACCGGCTCCGCCCTGTCGTGACGTTTGCCGGCCAGGGGATTCGGTTTGATCAGGATTCGGCGGAGACTCCCCCTCTGCTCTCTAGGATGTTGTCTTATCCGATTGGGATTATTCACCACCAGTTGAGCCGCCGTCTCGGTGCCGGGAAGCCACAACCACCGCGGCGTCAGCAGTCTTTTAGCCGAGATTTTGGTCATGCTGCTGCGGAGACCGTTCTTGTTACTCGATTGAGCTTCACTCTCCTTCGATCTCTTGG GGTAGGGTAccggtggattgtaagattaACTGCACTTGCAGTGTATGCCATTCTTCTTATGCCCGGTTTTCTTCAAGGTATTTGTTGCATAGCTTATTCGCTTTGA
- the LOC111785371 gene encoding transcription factor DICHOTOMA-like, translating to MGSSSYNLNPFPYFPSSSTASYNLPLSIPSLLNSEPSPTTFNFHQPHQDPVSFLAPYFPIGHFSTSTTPEAVINFAVAGSNVQAFGNIPSAPGARMGMGKKDRHSKIYTAQGLRDRRVRLSIDIARKFFDLQDMLGYDKASKTLEWLFSKSKKAIKELSRTKYGNFEVVGGARRMSLASDVEEEEEMTNKVEVFNLLAKQSRAKAKDKKRVDDENGDDDDGKIDIHGGETSNLSMEESSFMNKRKLYAKKFIEDDEMKSCRDNDAEASQWKLLDQMKASKGYFQEPSMIKRKWKPSIISGSSQRNLLISIDGIPINLTQNWEGNSNPNYPFPK from the coding sequence atggGCTCTTCAAGCTATAATCTCAACCCTTTTCCTtactttccttcttcttccactgCTTCCTATAATCTCCCTCTCTCAATTCCTTCACTTCTCAACTCTGAGCCATCACCCACAACTTTCAATTTCCATCAACCCCACCAAGATCCTGTCTCTTTTTTGGCTCCCTATTTTCCGATTGGCCACTTCTCGACATCCACAACACCGGAGGCGGTGATCAATTTTGCGGTGGCGGGGAGCAACGTTCAAGCTTTTGGCAACATTCCGAGCGCTCCTGGGGCGAGAATGGGGATGGGGAAGAAGGACCGACATAGCAAGATTTACACTGCTCAGGGTTTACGGGATCGGAGAGTGAGATTGTCCATTGACATAGCTCGTAAGTTCTTTGATTTGCAAGACATGTTAGGGTATGACAAAGCAAGCAAAACCCTAGAGTGGCTTTTTAGCAAATCCAAAAAAGCAATTAAAGAGCTTTCAAGGACCAAATATGGAAATTTTGAGGTTGTTGGAGGAGCTAGAAGAATGTCTTTGGCTTCagatgttgaagaagaagaggaaatgaCTAATAAAGTTGAagtttttaatcttcttgctAAACAATCAAGAGCCAAGGCTAAGGACAAGAAGCGAGTGGATGATGAAAACGGTGACGACGACGACGGGAAAATCGACATTCATGGCGGTGAAACTTCAAATCTATCAATGGAGGAATCCTCGTTCATGAACAAGAGAAAACTTTATGCGAAAAAGTTCATCGAggatgatgagatgaaatCGTGTCGAGATAACGATGCCGAAGCCTCTCAATGGAAGCTTTTGGATCAAATGAAGGCCTCAAAAGGGTATTTCCAAGAACCCTCCATGATCAAGAGGAAATGGAAGCCTTCCATTATTTCTGGTTCTTCACAGAGAAATCTCCTAATTTCCATTGATGGGATTCCTATAAACTTAACTCAAAATTGGGAGGGCAATAGCAACCCCAATTATCCATTTCCCAAGTAA
- the LOC111785373 gene encoding transcription factor AS1-like, producing SSPEKALQGPYDHILETFAEKYVQPKLYSAAFQSPPPPPPPLANVMPRLPVPDADPVLSLGSVNSTTSSSTVLPLWMNVNSTSTASSSTSSTTPSPSVSLTLSPSEPVVLDSEMNRLLPVQQMGALVLYCKELEEGRQSWLQHKKEATWRLNRLEQQLESEKARKKREKMEEMEAKIRRLREEEMAYLGRIESDYREQVSAMRRDAENKEAKLLEAWCSKHTKLTKLVEQIGNQGQGLVVVAAGNSKDMIH from the coding sequence TCCTCGCCGGAGAAGGCGCTACAAGGTCCGTACGATCATATTTTGGAAACCTTCGCTGAGAAGTACGTCCAGCCGAAGCTTTACTCCGCCGCGTTTcaatctcctcctcctcctcccccgCCGTTGGCCAACGTGATGCCTCGTCTTCCCGTCCCCGACGCTGATCCGGTCCTCTCGCTCGGATCCGTTAACTCTACGACGTCGTCTTCCACCGTCCTTCCTCTGTGGATGAACGTCAACTCCACCAGCACCGCTTCGTCTTCCACCTCGTCGACCACGCCGTCGCCATCGGTGAGTCTCACGCTATCTCCCTCCGAACCGGTCGTTCTCGACTCGGAAATGAACCGATTGTTACCGGTTCAGCAGATGGGAGCCTTAGTCCTATACTGCAAGGAGTTGGAAGAAGGGCGCCAGAGTTGGCTTCAACACAAGAAGGAGGCGACATGGCGACTGAATCGATTAGAGCAACAGCTGGAATCGGAGAAAGCGAGAAAGAAGCGAGAGAAAATGGAGGAGATGGAAGCGAAGATACGTAGGTTGAGGGAGGAAGAAATGGCGTATTTGGGAAGAATCGAAAGCGATTACAGAGAGCAAGTAAGTGCTATGCGAAGAGACGCAGAGAACAAAGAGGCCAAGCTGCTGGAAGCCTGGTGCAGCAAGCATACGAAATTAACGAAGCTTGTGGAGCAAATTGGAAATCAGGGGCAAGGGTTGGTTGTTGTAGCTGCAGGGAATTCGAAGGATATGATCCATTGA